From the Lathyrus oleraceus cultivar Zhongwan6 chromosome 4, CAAS_Psat_ZW6_1.0, whole genome shotgun sequence genome, one window contains:
- the LOC127075137 gene encoding uncharacterized protein LOC127075137 isoform X3 encodes MKKVRNLKKRLERPVELDKINNETRVQDVDWICSLSESEIDFMISLKLLITKRAERIGCKNLADRFDLKTIRAIAFVLMENLKTEVKETSLVPDSVKSTAFLDACNILKCSNVVSATIEELSKTVGADIQPILTRLHTLQN; translated from the exons ATGAAGAAAGTTAGAAACTTGAAGAAGAGATTGGAAAGACCCGTTGAGTTGGATAAAATCAACAATGAGACTAGGGTTCAAGATGTCGATTGGATTTGCTCTCTTTCAGAGTCTGAGATT GATTTTATGATTAGCTTGAAACTGTTGATCACAAAGCGAGCAGAAAGGATAGGGTGTAAAAACTTGGCTGACAGATTTGACCTTAAGACGATTCGAGCTATTG CATTTGTTTTGATGGAAAATCTCAAAACAGAGGTAAAAGAAACATCACTTGTACCAGACTCAGTAAAATCTACTGCCTTCTTAGATGCTTgcaacatacttaaatgtagtAATGTGGTTTCTGCAACTATTGAAGAGCTTAGTAAAACTGTTGGTGCTGATATACAACCTATTCTAACAAG